In Dromiciops gliroides isolate mDroGli1 chromosome 4, mDroGli1.pri, whole genome shotgun sequence, one DNA window encodes the following:
- the ATF3 gene encoding cyclic AMP-dependent transcription factor ATF-3: MMLQHPSQVPASEVSATAIVPCLSPAGSLAFEDFTTLTPLVKEELRFAIQNKHLCHRMSATLESVTVSDRPIEMSIMKAEFAPEEDERKKRRRERNKIAAAKCRNKKKEKTECLQKESEKLESVNAELKAQIEELKNEKQHLIYMLNLHRPTCIVRAQNGRTPEDERNLFIQQIKEGTLQS; the protein is encoded by the exons ATGATGCTTCAACATCCAAGCCAGGTCCCTGCCTCAGAAGTCAGCGCGACAGCCATTGTCCCCTGCCTGTCACCTGCTGGTTCTCTGGCGTTTGAAGATTTCACAACCCTCACCCCGCTCGTCAAGGAAGAGCTGAGGTTTGCCATCCAAAACAAGCATCTCTGTCACAGGATGTCCGCCACATTGGAGTCCGTCACAGTGAGCGACAGACCCATTGAGATGTCCATCATGAAAGCAGAG TTTGCCCCTGAAGAGGACGAAAGGAAAAAGAGacgaagggaaagaaataaaattgcaGCAGCGAAGTGTCGgaacaagaagaaggagaagaccGAATGTTTGCAGAAG GAATCAGAAAAGTTAGAAAGCGTGAATGCCGAGCTGAAAGCCCAGATTGAGGAACTCAAGAATGAGAAACAGCATTTGATATACATGCTCAACCTCCACCGGCCTACGTGTATCGTCCGAGCTCAGAACGGGAGGACACCGGAAGATGAGAGGAACCTCTTTATCCAACAGATAAAAGAAGGAACATTGCAGAGTTAA